AGAGACCCCAAACGGTGAACTACTCCCGAGGATCTGCTAATGCACGAATACTCAATCGTACAAGCATTGTTAACCCAGTGCGAGGATATAGCCCGTGAGAACGAAGCCGAATCGGTCTCTAAAATCGTCGTAAAGATCGGGAAAATGTCAGGCGTTGAACCGCACTTGCTCGAAATCGCGTTTAACACATTTAAAGAGAAAACGGTGTGTGACGGTGCCGATTTTGTCCTAAATATTCAGCCGCTCGTGATCGAGTGTAAAGGGTGCGGTGTGCAGACGACGTTGGATGAAGTTTACTATAAATGCCCCGCGTGTGAGAGTTTGGATGTCAAAGTGATAGACGGTGAAGATATGTTTTTAATGTCATTAGAGATGGAGTAGGGTATGCAAGAGTATTGGGAATTATATATGAAAACCATCGATGGTGCTATCGCCTCGGTGTTGGTTAATGCAGGGATTTCGGCAGAGTTGCCGAGTGAAGACAAGTTCTATGTCGGATTTATCAAGCTCACCATGAAAGCACCGAATGATCGCGGGCTGATCTCGGAAGATGAAGAGGCACAGCTCTCGTTTATCGAAGATAAAATTGAGATGGAGGCGTTGCGCTACCGTATCGGCAGTTACGTCGGAAAGATCGTCTCTAATGGCGAGATGACCTTTATTTACTACCTCAAACACGAATTTGAATGGCCTGATGTCGTGAAAGCGGCGATGGGGGCATTTCCTGATTATGAGTATTCCAGCGGCTCAAAAATGGACGGGGATTGGGATGTCTATCATAAACTCCTTTTCCCAACCCCTATGGAATGGCAGATTATCCAAAACCACAAAGTGTGCGATCATCTAAAATCGCAAGGCGATTCGCTCCATCTACCGCGTGCGATTGAGCACAAAGCTTATTTTGAAACACTCGAAAAACGCTCCGAATTTGTGAGTGCAATCGAAGTGGAAGGGTTTAAGGTGAAAGAATTCATCGATGCGAATGAAAACACTCCGATGGTAGGGATCAGTTTTTATCGTCAAGATAAACCGTTTTATTACGATATTGACACGTTGAGCCTCCATTTGATCAATCTGTCCGTTCAATTTAACGGCGCGTATGACGGCTGGGAAACGAGCGTCGTTAAAATTTAGTAATTTTACACTGAAAACCTATTCACTTTTAAGAAACTTTAATCTATTCACGGTGATAATGTGTATAAGAACGTCTCACATTAATATCAAATAGGAGTTAATAATGAATACCGAAGAAATCATGAAAAAGATAAAAGCACAAGAGGGACTTACTCGCCGTGATGCCTTAAAAATGATGGCACTTTCGCCGATAGCGGCCTCGGTGTTAGCTGGAACTGCCGCTCCTGCAACGGCGCAAGCGGCATCCTCCAATGCGGTCGGTAAAATCGTGATCGTGGGGGGAGGATCGGGTGCGCTGATGGTGCTTGCGCGCTTGCGTCGCGCTCTTACTAATCCCGATATTACGATTATCGCT
The sequence above is drawn from the Sulfuricurvum sp. genome and encodes:
- the hypA gene encoding hydrogenase maturation nickel metallochaperone HypA yields the protein MHEYSIVQALLTQCEDIARENEAESVSKIVVKIGKMSGVEPHLLEIAFNTFKEKTVCDGADFVLNIQPLVIECKGCGVQTTLDEVYYKCPACESLDVKVIDGEDMFLMSLEME
- a CDS encoding DUF695 domain-containing protein, translated to MQEYWELYMKTIDGAIASVLVNAGISAELPSEDKFYVGFIKLTMKAPNDRGLISEDEEAQLSFIEDKIEMEALRYRIGSYVGKIVSNGEMTFIYYLKHEFEWPDVVKAAMGAFPDYEYSSGSKMDGDWDVYHKLLFPTPMEWQIIQNHKVCDHLKSQGDSLHLPRAIEHKAYFETLEKRSEFVSAIEVEGFKVKEFIDANENTPMVGISFYRQDKPFYYDIDTLSLHLINLSVQFNGAYDGWETSVVKI